A window of Metabacillus sp. B2-18 contains these coding sequences:
- a CDS encoding DsbA family oxidoreductase, with the protein MLIEMWTDYACPFCYIGKRRLEEALKQVEHKAEVVYRCFELDPTAERDISDSIYEKLAKKYGMSLEQAKLNCKNMEEMAKESGLDYNFDTMKLTNTFDAHRLTMYAKTQGFMNEMSERILHAFFTESKHIGDHTTLTDLAVEVGLNREKVTKLLDSDEMTDAVRSDEQEAQELGIQGVPFFLINRKYAISGAQPTETFISAINQINEQDGPFIRMNDDNGATCTDESCEV; encoded by the coding sequence ATGTTGATTGAAATGTGGACAGATTATGCATGTCCGTTTTGCTATATTGGGAAAAGACGACTGGAAGAAGCATTAAAACAGGTCGAACATAAGGCTGAAGTCGTTTATCGCTGTTTTGAACTAGATCCTACTGCAGAACGAGACATTTCTGATAGTATTTATGAAAAACTAGCAAAAAAATATGGAATGAGCCTTGAGCAAGCAAAGCTTAACTGCAAAAACATGGAAGAAATGGCAAAGGAGTCTGGATTAGATTATAATTTTGATACGATGAAGTTAACAAATACATTTGATGCACATCGTTTAACGATGTACGCAAAAACACAGGGTTTTATGAATGAAATGTCTGAGAGAATTCTACATGCTTTCTTTACAGAATCTAAGCATATTGGTGATCATACTACTTTGACGGATTTAGCAGTTGAAGTTGGATTGAATCGTGAAAAAGTAACAAAATTACTCGATAGCGATGAAATGACTGATGCTGTACGTAGTGATGAACAAGAGGCACAAGAACTAGGAATTCAAGGTGTTCCTTTTTTCCTGATTAACCGAAAATATGCTATTAGCGGTGCACAACCAACAGAAACCTTTATTAGTGCAATCAATCAAATTAATGAGCAAGATGGGCCATTTATTCGTATGAATGATGATAATGGTGCTACTTGCACAGATGAGTCTTGTGAGGTTTAG
- a CDS encoding DEAD/DEAH box helicase: MKAKITHQLIKDMCGVTSFKRGNAFFLANKVKIEDYDEHTCQAIVEGTENFNVTISEMDKGGIQSTCSCPKLASFDKDCQHIAAVLLYLYDQQRNGNSLQKPDDTMTKDLFSLFSHQPIRSSSHQRHFENRQVIEAEFICKPVTDENGVNLLGIEVKLNSFSVENLFGFLEHLQAGKSIQLANSFLFDATYHCFQQEDDEVFQQMIGVMLDKKADKTIVSQSSMLLIPPTSWEKMLTSLLAAPQVKLLYKETMFNRINVTKESLPLQFNFDKTSGYELGIKGLDKIVIFHSYQTVLYNGKFIQLENDDFKRLFELNQMLKKTRTSSILIQHEQVGFFLEKVVPGLKRLGKVNIAEAISRQLVKTPLIAKLYLDRIKNRLLAGLEFHYENMMINPLEGRELPKESILLRDIEKEEEILGLMEESSFSKTDGGYYLHNEELEYDFLYYQMPKLQKLCQTYATTAVRMRIFRENVKPQIRIKVKKERTNWLEFKFEMDFIAEKEIKEVLVALEEKRKYYRLRDGSLLSLETKEFEEIQRFLHTPLVQDKDLSNGLDLPIEKSLQLLDVVEGSESFYVEESFRQFLNTIRHPGSLDFPIPDTLDFILKDYQKIGFKWMKTLATFGFGGILADDMGLGKTLQSITFILSELQTIRQEKRPVLIVCPSSLTYNWLSEFIKFTPSIKTLIMDGAKSERTKRQNEACDTDVIITSYPLLRKDIKWYEKQSFHSIFFDEAQAFKNPLTQTARAVKKLQANHRFALTGTPVENSLEELWSIFHVVFPELFLGLKEYSQLSKATISRRIQPFLLRRMKEDVLSEFPEKVELTDSVDLLPEQKKLYAAYLAKLRHDTLKHLDKETMRKNRIRILAGLTRLRQICCHPRLFVDGYKGSSAKFEQLMQIIEESKLSGRRVLIFSQFTRMLDLIGKELTIRGLPYFYLDGQTPSEDRVEICNRYNDGERDYFLISLKAGGTGLNLMSADTVILYDTWWNPAVEEQAADRAHRIGQKNSVQVIKLIAKGTIEEKINELQDKKRDLVEEIIKSDGQKGTMLTEEDIREILML, from the coding sequence ATGAAGGCAAAAATAACTCATCAATTAATTAAGGATATGTGTGGCGTTACGTCCTTCAAGAGGGGTAATGCATTTTTTCTTGCAAATAAAGTGAAAATTGAGGATTATGACGAGCATACATGTCAGGCTATTGTCGAAGGAACAGAAAATTTCAATGTTACAATCTCAGAAATGGACAAGGGAGGCATTCAATCAACATGCTCTTGCCCAAAGCTAGCTTCATTCGATAAAGACTGTCAGCATATCGCTGCGGTTTTATTATACCTTTACGATCAACAGAGAAACGGAAATTCATTACAAAAACCTGATGATACGATGACAAAAGATTTATTTTCTCTTTTTAGCCATCAGCCGATCCGTTCAAGCAGTCATCAGCGACATTTTGAAAATAGACAGGTCATCGAAGCGGAATTTATATGTAAGCCTGTTACAGACGAAAATGGAGTAAACTTGCTCGGTATTGAAGTGAAATTAAACTCATTTTCAGTAGAAAATCTCTTTGGATTTTTAGAACATTTACAAGCAGGAAAATCAATTCAACTAGCAAATTCCTTTCTATTTGATGCAACTTATCATTGTTTTCAACAAGAAGATGATGAAGTTTTTCAACAAATGATTGGAGTTATGTTAGATAAAAAAGCTGATAAAACAATCGTATCACAATCAAGTATGTTGCTTATTCCACCCACTTCATGGGAAAAAATGCTAACGTCGTTACTAGCAGCACCTCAAGTCAAGTTATTGTATAAAGAGACGATGTTTAATAGGATAAATGTAACGAAAGAATCGCTTCCTTTACAATTCAACTTTGATAAAACTAGCGGTTATGAGTTAGGTATTAAAGGTCTTGATAAGATTGTGATTTTTCATTCCTATCAAACCGTTTTATATAATGGTAAGTTCATTCAATTAGAAAATGACGATTTTAAGCGTTTATTCGAGCTAAATCAAATGTTGAAGAAAACACGAACTTCTTCCATACTGATTCAACACGAACAGGTTGGTTTTTTTCTAGAAAAAGTAGTACCTGGTTTAAAAAGACTAGGGAAAGTGAATATAGCCGAAGCCATTAGCCGTCAATTAGTCAAAACCCCATTAATAGCCAAGCTTTATTTGGATCGAATTAAAAACCGTTTATTAGCAGGCCTTGAGTTTCACTATGAAAATATGATGATAAATCCTTTAGAAGGCCGGGAGCTTCCGAAAGAATCCATTCTTTTGAGAGATATAGAGAAAGAAGAGGAAATCCTAGGTTTAATGGAAGAAAGCTCTTTCTCCAAAACTGATGGAGGCTATTATTTGCATAACGAAGAGCTAGAATATGATTTTCTCTATTATCAAATGCCTAAGCTACAAAAGCTTTGTCAAACTTATGCAACAACAGCTGTTAGGATGCGGATTTTTAGAGAAAATGTAAAGCCGCAGATTCGAATTAAAGTAAAAAAGGAACGAACAAACTGGCTTGAATTTAAGTTCGAAATGGACTTCATCGCTGAAAAAGAAATAAAAGAGGTTTTAGTAGCTCTAGAGGAAAAACGAAAGTACTACAGGTTACGTGATGGCTCATTACTTTCATTAGAAACGAAAGAGTTTGAGGAAATTCAACGTTTTCTTCATACTCCTCTCGTACAGGATAAAGATTTGTCTAATGGATTAGATCTACCTATTGAAAAAAGTCTTCAGCTTCTTGATGTTGTCGAGGGCAGCGAGTCTTTTTATGTAGAAGAGTCATTTAGACAGTTTCTTAATACAATCCGTCACCCTGGCAGTCTAGACTTTCCAATTCCAGATACCTTAGATTTTATTTTAAAAGATTATCAAAAGATCGGTTTTAAATGGATGAAAACTCTTGCTACTTTCGGATTTGGTGGCATTTTAGCAGATGATATGGGGCTAGGCAAAACATTGCAAAGCATCACGTTTATTCTTTCAGAGCTTCAAACCATTCGTCAGGAAAAACGTCCGGTGCTAATTGTTTGTCCTTCCTCACTAACCTATAATTGGTTAAGCGAATTTATAAAATTCACACCAAGTATTAAGACGCTTATTATGGATGGTGCAAAATCAGAACGTACTAAACGGCAAAATGAGGCATGTGATACAGATGTGATCATTACATCTTATCCACTATTACGTAAGGATATTAAATGGTATGAAAAACAATCATTTCATTCGATCTTTTTCGATGAAGCTCAAGCCTTTAAAAATCCATTAACTCAAACTGCCCGGGCCGTTAAAAAGTTGCAGGCGAATCATCGGTTTGCATTAACAGGAACTCCCGTCGAAAATTCACTAGAAGAGCTGTGGTCGATTTTTCACGTTGTGTTTCCTGAATTATTTCTAGGGTTAAAAGAATATAGTCAGCTTTCGAAAGCAACAATTTCTCGGCGAATTCAGCCATTTCTGCTTAGAAGAATGAAAGAAGACGTGTTATCGGAGTTTCCTGAAAAAGTAGAGTTAACGGATTCAGTTGATTTACTTCCTGAACAGAAGAAGCTCTACGCAGCCTATTTAGCGAAACTAAGACATGATACACTTAAACATCTTGATAAAGAAACAATGAGGAAAAATCGAATTAGAATATTAGCTGGTTTAACTCGTTTACGCCAAATTTGCTGTCACCCTCGTTTATTTGTTGATGGCTATAAGGGGAGTTCAGCTAAGTTCGAGCAGCTTATGCAAATTATTGAGGAATCCAAACTTTCTGGTAGAAGGGTATTAATTTTTTCTCAATTCACTAGAATGCTTGATCTGATTGGTAAAGAACTAACAATAAGAGGATTACCATACTTTTACCTTGATGGACAAACTCCCTCTGAAGATAGAGTGGAGATCTGCAACCGTTATAATGACGGTGAACGAGATTATTTTCTTATTTCATTAAAAGCAGGAGGAACAGGCTTAAATTTAATGAGTGCTGACACTGTTATTTTGTATGATACATGGTGGAATCCAGCAGTTGAGGAGCAAGCTGCTGACCGTGCCCACCGAATCGGCCAAAAAAACTCCGTCCAAGTCATTAAGCTCATAGCAAAAGGAACAATCGAAGAAAAAATCAATGAACTACAAGACAAAAAACGCGACCTGGTTGAAGAAATCATTAAATCTGACGGTCAGAAGGGAACGATGCTGACGGAGGAGGATATCAGGGAGATATTGATGTTGTGA
- a CDS encoding alpha/beta hydrolase translates to MKKRLRKFFLSFVVFLLLYCIAIIGAVEYWSHTEAGKVPVKTAVLLHAVDQRLVTSDMKAPKIFSSSGSPSYTRTTTSIPMTDGEEIPIRIYQPKKEGPHPIIIYYHGGAFLEGYGNINTHDNIVRALAAKTQNVVISVGYRLAPAHPFPTATEDSYEALLWAVKHASSFNGDPSKIAVAGDSAGGNLATVVTMMARDRNGPSITSQALFYPLTTFQDVTFSSRSLYDSGYYLISRSVMEKARKNYTPEEKMWSNPYTSPLDAQNLHALPPALIITAEFDPLRDEGEAYGKVLAESGTPVNAVRYNGVMHGFVSFYEVMNRGKDALNEASAYLTESFQQQPEYQAYQLDIYDNQPALESLQDRGEAYAIGGYLLGKQAISKISSW, encoded by the coding sequence ATGAAAAAACGTCTAAGAAAATTCTTTCTATCATTTGTAGTGTTCCTTCTATTATATTGTATAGCAATTATAGGAGCTGTTGAGTATTGGAGTCATACAGAAGCAGGGAAGGTACCTGTAAAAACAGCGGTTCTTCTTCATGCGGTTGATCAAAGACTAGTCACATCAGATATGAAAGCACCTAAAATCTTCTCAAGCTCTGGAAGTCCAAGCTATACTCGTACAACAACATCCATCCCTATGACAGATGGGGAGGAGATTCCGATAAGAATCTACCAACCTAAAAAAGAAGGACCTCATCCCATTATTATTTACTACCATGGCGGTGCTTTTTTAGAAGGGTACGGAAATATTAACACACACGATAATATTGTCCGTGCTCTCGCTGCGAAAACACAAAACGTTGTTATTTCAGTCGGATACAGATTAGCCCCAGCTCATCCTTTCCCAACCGCCACGGAGGATAGTTATGAAGCATTACTATGGGCTGTTAAACACGCAAGCTCTTTTAACGGAGATCCTAGTAAAATTGCAGTTGCAGGTGACAGTGCTGGAGGAAATCTAGCAACTGTTGTGACGATGATGGCACGTGATCGAAATGGTCCATCTATTACCTCACAAGCCCTTTTTTATCCGTTAACCACATTTCAAGATGTTACTTTTTCATCAAGAAGTTTATATGATAGCGGCTACTATTTAATTTCAAGGAGTGTAATGGAAAAGGCGCGGAAAAACTATACACCAGAGGAAAAGATGTGGTCCAACCCATACACATCACCTCTTGATGCTCAAAATCTTCATGCTCTTCCTCCTGCGTTAATTATTACAGCCGAATTTGATCCGCTTAGAGATGAAGGAGAAGCGTACGGGAAAGTGTTAGCAGAAAGTGGAACACCAGTCAATGCTGTTAGGTATAATGGTGTGATGCATGGATTTGTTTCTTTTTACGAGGTTATGAATCGCGGGAAAGATGCGCTCAATGAAGCGTCAGCTTATTTAACGGAATCGTTTCAGCAGCAACCTGAGTATCAAGCGTACCAGCTAGATATCTATGACAACCAACCAGCATTAGAAAGCTTACAGGACAGAGGAGAGGCCTATGCAATCGGAGGATATTTACTCGGAAAACAGGCTATTTCCAAGATTTCTTCCTGGTAA
- a CDS encoding Dabb family protein, producing MVEHIVIFKFNDSTTVEQQNEAIQKLTSLKNEISGIVDIQAGINFSDRSQGFELGLTVRFEDKQALEQYGPHEKHQEAVAFLKEIGLTELIVVDFEI from the coding sequence ATGGTAGAACATATCGTTATCTTCAAATTTAATGATTCAACAACAGTTGAACAACAAAATGAAGCGATTCAAAAATTAACATCGCTTAAGAATGAGATTAGCGGGATTGTTGATATTCAAGCTGGGATAAATTTTTCAGACAGAAGTCAGGGGTTTGAATTAGGTTTAACTGTACGTTTTGAGGATAAGCAAGCTCTTGAACAATATGGACCACATGAAAAGCATCAGGAAGCTGTTGCGTTTCTAAAGGAGATTGGTTTAACTGAACTTATTGTCGTTGATTTTGAAATCTAA
- a CDS encoding sigma 54-interacting transcriptional regulator, which translates to MYTLSLRVQKKNGLHIRLAATFIITLQSLLKDKEAIKNSYVIYKDKKVQANNLLSLVSLKIEQGEEFSLTFPNEIPSHVAKQIVELFEEKDVENIKEIEADLIMMENSYILQEAFTKLPNGVVVVDRDNVITYVNDAAVKLLEKTPNELYNHKANVVIPQSRLHAIMKTGQPEFAQKQKINHYTILTNRSPLIFQDKVIGAVAVFQDISNLEKITKELNEVQELQQRLDLVLQSVSDLIALTNEKGEFIFINDEMHSMLIKNKKMKKIQSIIGDNLWKSHQKCPEPFMKIIQVNQQLTYITKINPIIFDEIFRGTVVTLSPLDEIKILLQKLELMEERTKYLERELSKHQKLNSAFNKIIGNSEVLLESLSMANKVSKTDSTVLITGESGTGKELVARAIHETSDRSERSYIRVNCSAISPNLIESELFGHEKGAFTGAYKVHRGKFELADNGTIFLDEIGDLNLDLQVKLLRVLQEKEVDRVGGFEPVTINVRVIAATNRDLAKMIEEGKFREDLYYRLNVIPIHLPPLRSRKEDIPLLIEHFREHFNQHLGKNINGFEHGLIEILSNYHWPGNIRELENIIERLFNLTDDYSLKIRDLPHYIYKEERSSASQKLDLLPVSNILTLEEYERQIFTHACQYYPSYNQLSHALGITHKTAAKKIRKYGLEHLLGKKYQNT; encoded by the coding sequence ATGTATACGTTATCACTTAGGGTTCAAAAAAAGAATGGATTACATATCCGCCTTGCTGCTACATTTATTATTACTCTACAATCACTTTTAAAGGATAAAGAAGCAATTAAAAACAGCTATGTGATTTATAAGGATAAAAAAGTTCAAGCGAACAATCTACTTTCCTTAGTTTCTTTAAAAATTGAGCAAGGTGAAGAGTTTTCGTTGACATTTCCCAATGAAATACCATCACATGTAGCAAAACAAATCGTTGAGCTGTTTGAGGAAAAGGATGTTGAGAATATAAAAGAAATTGAAGCTGATCTTATCATGATGGAAAACTCTTATATTCTTCAAGAAGCCTTCACAAAGCTTCCAAATGGGGTGGTTGTAGTTGATCGTGACAATGTGATTACATATGTAAATGATGCTGCTGTAAAACTACTCGAAAAAACTCCAAATGAGCTCTATAACCATAAGGCTAATGTTGTTATTCCTCAATCAAGATTACATGCCATCATGAAAACTGGTCAACCAGAATTCGCACAAAAGCAAAAAATAAATCATTATACGATACTGACCAATCGATCTCCTCTAATTTTTCAGGATAAAGTCATTGGTGCTGTGGCCGTTTTTCAGGATATTTCGAACTTAGAAAAAATAACAAAAGAACTAAATGAAGTTCAGGAGTTACAGCAAAGACTAGATCTTGTCTTACAATCCGTTTCAGATTTAATTGCCCTAACAAATGAAAAAGGGGAATTTATCTTTATTAACGATGAAATGCATTCAATGCTGATCAAGAATAAAAAAATGAAAAAAATTCAATCGATTATCGGTGACAACCTTTGGAAGTCACATCAAAAATGCCCTGAACCTTTTATGAAAATTATCCAAGTGAATCAACAATTAACATATATTACAAAAATAAACCCAATTATATTTGATGAAATCTTTCGCGGTACAGTTGTTACATTAAGCCCATTGGATGAAATAAAGATTCTCTTACAAAAACTAGAGCTAATGGAGGAAAGAACGAAGTATTTAGAGAGAGAATTATCTAAACATCAAAAACTGAATTCTGCATTTAATAAAATCATTGGAAATAGTGAGGTTCTACTAGAATCCTTATCTATGGCTAATAAGGTTTCAAAAACAGATTCAACTGTGCTGATAACAGGTGAAAGCGGTACAGGAAAAGAACTTGTTGCAAGAGCCATCCATGAAACAAGTGATCGTAGTGAGCGATCATATATCCGGGTCAATTGCTCTGCCATTTCACCGAATTTAATAGAAAGTGAGCTTTTTGGCCATGAAAAAGGTGCTTTTACAGGTGCTTACAAGGTACATCGAGGAAAATTTGAACTAGCTGATAACGGAACTATTTTTCTCGATGAAATAGGTGACTTAAACTTGGATTTACAAGTAAAGCTGTTAAGAGTTCTGCAAGAAAAGGAAGTCGACCGTGTAGGTGGCTTTGAGCCGGTTACAATCAATGTTAGGGTTATTGCCGCTACGAACAGAGACCTAGCGAAAATGATAGAAGAAGGGAAATTCCGTGAAGATTTATATTATCGATTAAATGTTATTCCCATTCATTTACCACCGCTACGATCAAGAAAAGAGGACATCCCTCTCTTAATTGAGCATTTTCGTGAACATTTTAATCAACACTTGGGAAAAAATATCAACGGATTTGAACATGGTTTAATTGAGATATTATCGAACTATCATTGGCCAGGAAACATTCGCGAACTCGAAAACATCATTGAAAGGCTTTTTAATCTAACAGATGATTATTCCTTGAAAATTAGAGATTTGCCTCATTATATTTATAAAGAAGAGAGATCTTCAGCTTCTCAAAAACTAGACCTTTTACCAGTAAGTAACATTCTTACTCTCGAGGAATATGAAAGGCAAATATTCACTCATGCATGTCAATATTACCCTAGCTATAATCAGCTTTCTCATGCATTAGGAATTACACACAAAACAGCAGCAAAAAAAATAAGGAAATATGGTTTAGAGCACTTACTTGGTAAAAAATATCAAAATACTTGA
- the dhaK gene encoding dihydroxyacetone kinase subunit DhaK, with the protein MKKLINDANTVVQEMLEGMVAAHPNKLKLIQDTTVLVRADAPVEGKVGLVSGGGSGHEPSHAGYVGVGMLDAAVSGEVFTSPTPDQVFEAIKAVDSGSGVLLIIKNYTGDVMNFEMAAELAEAEGINVAKVVVNDDVAVENSTYTTGRRGIAGTVLVHKIAGAAAERGATLEEVEAIANKVIHNVRSMGMALTPCTIPAVGKPGFSLLENEIEIGMGIHGEPGIEKTSIQTANTIAETLLTKVLDDLDIKQNDKVAVLINGLGATPLMELYIVNKKVASILDEQHVEIYDTFVGEFMTALEMAGCSISVLKLDQQLMELLDTHADTLAFKR; encoded by the coding sequence GTGAAAAAATTAATTAATGATGCCAATACAGTTGTTCAAGAAATGCTGGAGGGGATGGTTGCTGCACATCCTAATAAACTTAAGTTAATACAGGATACTACAGTCCTTGTAAGAGCAGACGCTCCTGTTGAAGGAAAAGTAGGCTTAGTAAGCGGAGGTGGAAGTGGACATGAACCTTCACATGCAGGTTACGTAGGAGTTGGAATGCTTGATGCTGCAGTTTCTGGTGAAGTATTTACTTCTCCAACACCTGATCAAGTTTTTGAAGCGATTAAAGCTGTTGATAGCGGTTCTGGAGTGTTATTGATTATTAAAAACTATACAGGTGATGTAATGAACTTTGAAATGGCTGCTGAATTAGCAGAGGCAGAGGGAATAAACGTTGCAAAAGTTGTAGTGAATGATGATGTTGCTGTTGAAAACAGTACATATACAACAGGGAGACGTGGTATTGCTGGTACTGTTCTTGTTCATAAGATCGCAGGTGCTGCCGCAGAGAGAGGTGCAACGCTAGAAGAGGTAGAGGCTATTGCAAATAAAGTGATTCATAACGTTCGATCAATGGGTATGGCCTTAACGCCCTGCACCATCCCGGCTGTTGGTAAGCCAGGCTTCTCTCTTTTAGAAAATGAAATTGAAATTGGGATGGGAATCCATGGTGAACCAGGTATTGAAAAAACCTCTATTCAAACAGCAAATACAATTGCTGAAACTCTTCTAACAAAAGTTCTGGATGATTTAGACATAAAACAAAATGATAAAGTAGCTGTTCTCATTAATGGTCTTGGTGCAACACCTTTGATGGAGCTTTATATTGTTAACAAAAAGGTAGCAAGTATCCTAGACGAACAACATGTGGAGATTTATGACACTTTTGTTGGCGAATTTATGACAGCATTAGAAATGGCTGGTTGTTCCATATCTGTTCTTAAACTTGATCAACAATTAATGGAGTTACTTGATACTCATGCAGATACATTGGCTTTTAAACGCTAA
- the dhaL gene encoding dihydroxyacetone kinase subunit DhaL, translated as MEFDVPKAKHWIKILNSKIQDQKHDLTDLDLAIGDGDHGVNMARGFQEVMNKIENKEYPDLSTLFKEIGMTIISKVGGASGPLYGTAFIKASPIFQNKESITISELAQAFNASLEGLKLRGRAQIGDKTMIDVWEPVVTFMIEQGDSLRPNELAQLAEKTKEGTINLEAKKGRAAYLGKRSIGHIDPGAASSCYLFEALANVLEGEDCDE; from the coding sequence ATGGAATTCGATGTACCAAAAGCAAAGCACTGGATTAAAATTTTAAACTCAAAAATACAAGATCAAAAACACGATTTAACTGATTTAGATTTAGCAATCGGTGACGGTGATCATGGGGTAAATATGGCAAGAGGCTTTCAAGAGGTTATGAATAAAATCGAAAATAAGGAATACCCGGACCTTTCTACTTTATTTAAAGAGATTGGGATGACAATTATCTCGAAAGTTGGTGGTGCTTCTGGTCCTCTTTATGGAACAGCTTTTATAAAAGCCTCTCCTATTTTTCAAAATAAGGAGTCTATTACTATATCTGAATTAGCCCAAGCATTTAATGCTTCCTTGGAAGGACTAAAACTCAGAGGTCGTGCTCAAATAGGAGATAAAACAATGATTGACGTCTGGGAGCCTGTCGTTACATTTATGATCGAACAAGGAGATAGCTTACGCCCAAATGAACTTGCTCAGCTTGCAGAAAAAACGAAGGAAGGAACGATAAACTTAGAAGCAAAAAAAGGTCGTGCTGCTTATCTTGGTAAACGATCTATTGGACATATTGATCCAGGTGCTGCGTCCTCCTGCTATCTATTTGAAGCATTAGCGAACGTATTAGAAGGAGAAGATTGTGATGAGTAA
- the dhaM gene encoding dihydroxyacetone kinase phosphoryl donor subunit DhaM, with the protein MSKVSLLLISHSYHLVTGLRELLQQVQPDVSIAISGGADGGIGTNAFDIKEAIESIYTEKGIVILFDLGSALINAELALELLDKNQSKIRLADAPLVEGGFAAVVEAGIGGSLQEVLEAAEGAKQLQKITR; encoded by the coding sequence ATGAGTAAAGTAAGTTTATTATTAATCTCGCATAGTTATCATCTCGTTACTGGATTAAGAGAATTGCTGCAGCAAGTTCAACCAGACGTTTCTATTGCAATTTCTGGGGGAGCTGATGGAGGAATTGGAACAAATGCGTTTGATATTAAGGAAGCAATAGAGTCTATCTATACTGAAAAAGGAATTGTGATTCTCTTTGATTTAGGAAGTGCTTTAATAAACGCAGAACTAGCGTTAGAGTTGCTCGATAAAAATCAATCTAAGATTCGGCTAGCTGACGCACCGCTCGTTGAAGGAGGATTCGCAGCAGTTGTAGAGGCCGGTATTGGAGGCTCTCTTCAGGAGGTGCTTGAAGCAGCAGAGGGGGCAAAACAATTGCAAAAAATCACAAGATAA
- a CDS encoding HPr family phosphocarrier protein: MIEKEIKIKIENGLHARPSAELIKLMNPFKSTVYFNIDTKKVNAKSILSLMGVSIQNNQSILVMIDGDDEEEALLALEAFLTDEKS, from the coding sequence ATGATTGAAAAAGAAATAAAAATAAAAATTGAAAATGGTCTTCATGCAAGGCCCTCGGCAGAATTAATAAAATTAATGAATCCTTTTAAAAGCACTGTTTATTTCAACATAGATACAAAGAAGGTAAATGCCAAAAGCATTTTGAGTCTTATGGGCGTATCTATCCAAAATAATCAATCAATTCTTGTAATGATAGATGGCGATGACGAAGAGGAAGCATTACTAGCTCTTGAAGCATTTTTAACTGATGAAAAAAGCTAG
- a CDS encoding glycerol-3-phosphate responsive antiterminator, giving the protein MTLDNQIILPALRNMKDFEKLLDSPYEYIVLLDLHIGNLKNITTKAKQHKKKVLLHADLIHGLKADDYGIDYLCHQVQPEGIISTRANVISKAKEKGLLAIQRLFLLDSSALNKGCALIEKTKPDYIELLPGIIPEIIQEVHLKVKIPIFAGGFIRTTQDVESALHAGVKAVTTSNKQLWNHFSPIDGRN; this is encoded by the coding sequence ATGACATTAGACAATCAAATCATTTTGCCTGCTTTACGAAACATGAAGGATTTTGAGAAATTATTAGATAGTCCCTATGAATATATTGTCTTGCTTGATCTGCACATTGGAAATTTGAAGAACATAACGACAAAGGCTAAACAACATAAGAAAAAGGTCCTTCTACATGCTGACTTAATACATGGCTTAAAAGCGGACGATTATGGCATTGACTACCTATGTCATCAAGTTCAACCTGAAGGGATTATTTCAACAAGAGCAAACGTAATTTCAAAAGCTAAAGAAAAAGGTTTACTTGCTATTCAACGTCTATTTTTATTGGATAGTAGTGCACTAAATAAAGGCTGTGCTTTAATTGAAAAAACAAAACCAGATTATATTGAACTATTACCTGGGATTATCCCTGAGATTATACAAGAAGTTCATTTAAAAGTGAAAATACCCATTTTTGCTGGAGGATTTATCCGAACAACACAAGATGTAGAAAGCGCACTTCATGCTGGTGTAAAAGCAGTAACAACATCAAATAAACAACTATGGAATCACTTTTCTCCAATAGATGGAAGAAATTGA